In a genomic window of Telopea speciosissima isolate NSW1024214 ecotype Mountain lineage chromosome 5, Tspe_v1, whole genome shotgun sequence:
- the LOC122661616 gene encoding plant-specific TFIIB-related protein 1 isoform X1, translating to MRCPYCSGAQGRCTITTSGRSVTECCSCGRVVVERQTQAHDLFLLRAQDSPLCLVTSDLSSLPSPAAVGDTNGDDEDPFQPTGFITAFSTWSLESSPLFARSSLSFAGHLAELERALDSSSSSSSSSTSSSGPGGVVVVDNLRAYLQIIDVTSKLGLDYDISDHAFQLFRDCSSATCLRNRSVEALATAALVQAIREAQEPRTLQEISIASNVPQKEIGKYIKILGEALQLSQPINSNSIAFHMPRFCNLLQLNKSAQELATHIGEVVINKCFCTRRNPISISAAAIYLACQLEDKRKTQAEICKVTGLTEVTLRKVYKELLENWDDLLPANYTPAVPPEKAFPTTSITSGRSSAPRTDLADVAALLDKDKQAEVTIPNKSAEFSETDHQARGKEETESKGNSRVPNSSSSPYGVGNTERVLNIATNIWQPQQPPIPLGTPGSRPTGERNQISGRGIDINEAQLSTPDLEEKVDREAKAGISSQRPSPFSSPQASSGSSNPWQFHSPSVTRPPLYAQFVQKPQIMPGFPEPKGTGSQKGSEKADRGGDTERQ from the exons ATGCGGTGCCCCTACTGCTCGGGGGCGCAAGGTCGCTGCACAATCACCACGTCAGGGCGGTCGGTGACGGAGTGTTGCTCTTGCGGGCGAGTGGTAGTGGAGCGACAGACACAGGCCCACGATCTCTTCCTTCTGCGTGCTCAAGACTCCCCTCTCTGCCTTGTCACCTCTgacctctcttctctcccttctcccgCTGCTGTGGGCGACACCAACGGTGACGACGAAGACCCTTTCCAGCCCACTGGCTTCATCACTGCTTTCTCTACATGGTCTCTTGAGTCCAGCCCTCTTTTTGCTCGCTCTTCCCTCTCCTTCGCCGGTCACCTCGCTGAACTAGAGCGAGCCCTCGActcgtcttcctcctcttcttcttcctctacgaGCTCCTCCGGACCGGGTGGCGTTGTCGTTGTCGACAACCTTCGTGCTTATCTCCAGATCATCGACGTAACTTCCAAATTGGGTCTCGATTACGATATCTCTGATCACGCCTTTCAACTCTTCCGGGACTGTTCTTCTGCTACTTGTTTGAGGAATCGCAGTGTGGAAGCACTTGCCACTGCTGCTCTGGTTCAGGCTATCAGGGAGGCTCAGGAACCTAGGACACTCCAG GAAATCTCAATCGCCTCCAATGTTCCCCAAAAGGAGATTGGTAAATACATCAAGATATTGGGAGAAGCTCTGCAACTTAGTCAGCCCATTAACAGCAACTCCATAGCATTCCACATGCCAAGGTTTTGCAATCTCCTCCAACTCAACAAGTCAGCCCAG GAACTGGCTACTCACATTGGTGAGGTGGTGATCAACAAATGCTTCTGCACCCGGCGCAATCCAATTAGCATCTCTGCTGCTGCAATTTATCTGGCATGCCAGCTAGAAGACAAACGCAAGACCCAGGCAGAGATCTGCAAAGTGACAGGTCTCACTGAGGTCACTCTAAGGAAAGTTTACAAGGAGCTGCTAGAAAACTGGGATGATCTTCTCCCAGCTAACTACACTCCTGCTGTCCCCCCGGAGAAAGCATTCCCTACAACTTCAATCACCTCAGGCCGATCATCAGCTCCTAGAACAGACCTGGCTGATGTTGCTGCCTTGTTGGACAAAGATAAGCAAGCTGAAGTTACCATACCTAATAAGTCAGCTGAGTTTTCAGAGACAGATCATCAAGCTAGAGGCAAAGAAGAGACTGAAAGTAAAGGCAATTCTCGAGTACCCAATTCTAGTTCATCACCTTATGGAGTGGGGAACACAGAACGTGTGTTGAATATTGCGACAAACATCTGGCAGCCCCAACAGCCCCCGATTCCACTTGGTACACCTGGTTCTCGGCCAACAGGTGAGAGGAATCAGATTTCTGGTCGAGGTATTGATATCAATGAGGCTCAGCTTAGCACTCCAGACCTTGAGGAGAAGGTTGATAGAGAAGCTAAGGCTGGTATAAGTTCTCAAAGGCCAAGCCCATTTTCCAGTCCCCAAGCCTCAAGTGGGAGCTCTAACCCATGGCAGTTTCATTCTCCTTCTGTGACAAGGCCACCTCTTTATGCTCAGTTTGTGCAGAAACCTCAGATAATGCCAGGTTTTCCAGAGCCCAAAGGGACTGGGAGTCAAAAGGGCAGTGAGAAAGCAGATCGGGGTGGAGATACTGAGAGACAATAG
- the LOC122661616 gene encoding plant-specific TFIIB-related protein 1 isoform X2, whose translation MRCPYCSGAQGRCTITTSGRSVTECCSCGRVVVERQTQAHDLFLLRAQDSPLCLVTSDLSSLPSPAAVGDTNGDDEDPFQPTGFITAFSTWSLESSPLFARSSLSFAGHLAELERALDSSSSSSSSSTSSSGPGGVVVVDNLRAYLQIIDVTSKLGLDYDISDHAFQLFRDCSSATCLRNRSVEALATAALVQAIREAQEPRTLQELATHIGEVVINKCFCTRRNPISISAAAIYLACQLEDKRKTQAEICKVTGLTEVTLRKVYKELLENWDDLLPANYTPAVPPEKAFPTTSITSGRSSAPRTDLADVAALLDKDKQAEVTIPNKSAEFSETDHQARGKEETESKGNSRVPNSSSSPYGVGNTERVLNIATNIWQPQQPPIPLGTPGSRPTGERNQISGRGIDINEAQLSTPDLEEKVDREAKAGISSQRPSPFSSPQASSGSSNPWQFHSPSVTRPPLYAQFVQKPQIMPGFPEPKGTGSQKGSEKADRGGDTERQ comes from the exons ATGCGGTGCCCCTACTGCTCGGGGGCGCAAGGTCGCTGCACAATCACCACGTCAGGGCGGTCGGTGACGGAGTGTTGCTCTTGCGGGCGAGTGGTAGTGGAGCGACAGACACAGGCCCACGATCTCTTCCTTCTGCGTGCTCAAGACTCCCCTCTCTGCCTTGTCACCTCTgacctctcttctctcccttctcccgCTGCTGTGGGCGACACCAACGGTGACGACGAAGACCCTTTCCAGCCCACTGGCTTCATCACTGCTTTCTCTACATGGTCTCTTGAGTCCAGCCCTCTTTTTGCTCGCTCTTCCCTCTCCTTCGCCGGTCACCTCGCTGAACTAGAGCGAGCCCTCGActcgtcttcctcctcttcttcttcctctacgaGCTCCTCCGGACCGGGTGGCGTTGTCGTTGTCGACAACCTTCGTGCTTATCTCCAGATCATCGACGTAACTTCCAAATTGGGTCTCGATTACGATATCTCTGATCACGCCTTTCAACTCTTCCGGGACTGTTCTTCTGCTACTTGTTTGAGGAATCGCAGTGTGGAAGCACTTGCCACTGCTGCTCTGGTTCAGGCTATCAGGGAGGCTCAGGAACCTAGGACACTCCAG GAACTGGCTACTCACATTGGTGAGGTGGTGATCAACAAATGCTTCTGCACCCGGCGCAATCCAATTAGCATCTCTGCTGCTGCAATTTATCTGGCATGCCAGCTAGAAGACAAACGCAAGACCCAGGCAGAGATCTGCAAAGTGACAGGTCTCACTGAGGTCACTCTAAGGAAAGTTTACAAGGAGCTGCTAGAAAACTGGGATGATCTTCTCCCAGCTAACTACACTCCTGCTGTCCCCCCGGAGAAAGCATTCCCTACAACTTCAATCACCTCAGGCCGATCATCAGCTCCTAGAACAGACCTGGCTGATGTTGCTGCCTTGTTGGACAAAGATAAGCAAGCTGAAGTTACCATACCTAATAAGTCAGCTGAGTTTTCAGAGACAGATCATCAAGCTAGAGGCAAAGAAGAGACTGAAAGTAAAGGCAATTCTCGAGTACCCAATTCTAGTTCATCACCTTATGGAGTGGGGAACACAGAACGTGTGTTGAATATTGCGACAAACATCTGGCAGCCCCAACAGCCCCCGATTCCACTTGGTACACCTGGTTCTCGGCCAACAGGTGAGAGGAATCAGATTTCTGGTCGAGGTATTGATATCAATGAGGCTCAGCTTAGCACTCCAGACCTTGAGGAGAAGGTTGATAGAGAAGCTAAGGCTGGTATAAGTTCTCAAAGGCCAAGCCCATTTTCCAGTCCCCAAGCCTCAAGTGGGAGCTCTAACCCATGGCAGTTTCATTCTCCTTCTGTGACAAGGCCACCTCTTTATGCTCAGTTTGTGCAGAAACCTCAGATAATGCCAGGTTTTCCAGAGCCCAAAGGGACTGGGAGTCAAAAGGGCAGTGAGAAAGCAGATCGGGGTGGAGATACTGAGAGACAATAG
- the LOC122661619 gene encoding dehydrodolichyl diphosphate synthase complex subunit NUS1-like, which translates to MLALDRYYLHLCRFMDLGDKIQRILRSVVQTYCVHNLIKLFLLLLWHLPHLAISILYLGQGIALMLQSYLISSRLLRRYRVLNLSNLRYLAIVVDSEEARHISRVIELLSWLSEIGIKHVCLYDIEGVLKDSKKIILKKLGNARPLEGADERNLFLERKHMVLEFVSLSDGKEGVAKAASFLCSKYLKDASRGGDQETVFTELEMTNALRAVGVGGPEPDLLLVYGPTRCHLGFPPWRMRYTEIVHMGSLKNMKYGAIIKSMCKFTMVHQNYGS; encoded by the exons ATGTTAGCTCTTGATAGATATTATTTACATCTTTGCAGATTTATGGATTTAGGGGATAAAATCCAGAGGATTCTCAGATCAGTTGTA CAGACATACTGTGTGCACAACTTAATCAAGCTTTTCCTTCTCCTACTCTGGCATTTACCACATCTTGCAATCAGCATATTGTATCTTGGGCAGGGTATAGCTCTTATGCTACAAAGCTATCTTATCTCAAGCAGGCTATTGAGGAGGTACAGAGTACTCAATCTAAGTAACCTTCGGTATCTAGCCATTGTGGTAGACAGTGAAGAAGCTCGACACATTTCGAGGGTTATTGAGCTCTTAAGCTGGTTGtcagaaataggtatcaagcATGTTTGCCTTTATGATATTGAAG gAGTTTTGAAGGACTCaaagaaaattattttgaaGAAATTGGGCAATGCAAGGCCATTGGAG GGAGCTGATGAAAGGAATTTGTTTCTGGAAAGAAAGCATATGGTTTTGGAATTTGTTTCCTTATCTGATGGGAAAGAGGGGGTAGCTAAAGCAGCTAGCTTTCTTTGTTCCAAGTATTTAAAAGATGCTAGTAGAGGTGGAGATCAGGAGACAGTCTTCACAGAACTTGAAATGACCAATGCACTGAGAGCCGTTG GTGTTGGGGGGCCAGAACCTGACCTTCTTCTAGTATATGGGCCTACAAGGTGCCACCTTGGATTCCCACCATGGAGAATGCGGTACACAGAGATTGT ACATATGGGATCACTGAAAAACATGAAATATGGTGCCATCATAAAATCCATGTGCAAGTTCACAATGGTGCACCAGAACTATG GTTCATGA